Within the Candidatus Omnitrophota bacterium genome, the region TTTCATCTGATCGAGAACCGTTTGACAATACTGTTTGACCAAGGTTTTGATTTCGTTCTTGTTTTTACGGTTAAGTCCCATCCATTGGATGAACTCGCTCTTGGTGATATGGAGATTCAACGTACAATCGGCGCATTTTCTTTCCTGATATTGCAACGACTGCTCGATTTGTTTTCTTTCCACCAGCCCGATCTTGCCGTATCGGCTTTGGAAAAGAAGATAAAGTAGGTTTTTCGAAGATTTAACCGAAATCTGGCAATTTTGATAGCGCTCGTCCGCATCGACAGCGAGTTGTTCGTCCTTGCTCAGTTGCGCTTTGTTGTCTTTGAATTTGGCAAGATCGGCTAATACGCTGTTAATCGTATCGAAAACGAACTGGCCGTTGACCGTGCGCATGACTACGTCTTCGGATCGCGCGCCCGGATTGGCTTTAATATATTCCCTGACGAGCGTTTCTTTAATTTGCTCCGCCGCATGGCTGTATTCTTCATTTCGCATAGAATTATTTCCTCAAAGAAATAGCTGATCCGGCTCTGCAACGCTTATAGCGCATTATCAACAGAATACCCTCCGAGAAGATGTCTTTTCCCTCCCGGTTGGCGGAAACGTCAACTATCAGGTTGAATCATATGGTAATTGTATCTACAAAAGAAATAAATTCAAAAATTTCATTTCTTTGATCTCGCCGGGAGGGGCGGCTTCATTTTTTGTTGCGTTTTGAATCGCGGATATCGCGGATTTTTTTCGGATTTCACGGAAATATCTTTCACACAACGCGATTCCTTGCGCCACCTGTTTTCTTTTCTTTTTTTCGTGTTTTTCTTTTTCCTTTCGTATTTTCGTGATTCAAACGACGATGGCAAGAGATTCCATAAATTTCATATTGCGTATAACATGAGATAATAATTAGGCAGAAGATTGACGGGTTGCGCTTCGTTTTGAGCCTATCCTACTCAACAAAAGTGCGGATTAATGCGCCATGAAACACTCTAAACCTTTCCGTAATATTGAGTTAGAGCAGTTAAAAAATCCAGAATGCGCTAAGGAGTATCTTCAAATCTCTTTGGAAGAAACCCGCAAGGATGGCAATCGGGCCGCCTTTTTGCGCGCTTTGCGCAATGTGGTAGATGCGCGAGGCGGGGTAGTGAGTCTTGCCGAGAGGACAAATAAACCAACAAGCACGCTCTACAAGGCTATTTCCGAGGAAGGAAATCCCCGCCTTGATACGCTGGACATGATCCTAAACGATATTGGTCTGCAATTGTCCATTGATATCATTAAGCAAAACTGCGCTTAATAAAAAAATCCCCCTCCAAAATCATAAATCGACGTTTAAGGTTATTCGCTCGAAAAAACGTAGCCTAACTCCTTGTAATCATTATTCTCCCGGAAAGCCGCCGTTATTTGATCGATCAGTTGGGGATTAAGGCGCTGCTTCCATTGATCGGTTACGGCGGGATCGGGATCGCGATAGTACGATTCCCGGTCGTAATAGACGCCGTCGAGGCTGATTTCTCCCGTATGGGATTGGGCGGCGGGACGCAGCAGGCAATCGCTCCATTCCACGCCGAGAAATTCGCAGAGGGGCAGCAAAACGGCTTTCGGTTCCGCCGTGAGTTTCTCGAACAAAACAGTATTGACCCGGCTGGGACAGGCTTTGGCGGCGGCGGTTCCCGCGCGCACGCACTTTTCGATGCACTCGATGGCGTTTTCCAAGCTGACGCTGAAGGTTGGCGGCTTGATGCCCTTGTTGCGCGCTTTGACTCCTACCTGGATCATGGAGGCCACAATGGCGCGGGGATCACGGACGACGTGGATAAAATGGGCGGCGGGGAAAAGTACCAGCAGATCGCTGAAAACCAGAACGTTGAACGGCGTTTTCTCGCTTAAAAACCGCCGTCCGCGCCGGTCGGCAACAGGCAGGAGCAAGCGTTCTATGAGCGAGGCGATCCCGTCGTCGATATCTTCTTTGTTGCAGAAAACTTCCAGATTTTTTCCATCGGCGGAATGGAGAAAAGTGTTGCGCATAGTAACGATGTGGGGAAGATAGGTAAATTCCGGCCCGGCGAATATTTCGGGATGGCAATCCAGCATATTTTGCAGCAGAGTAGTCCCCGAACGGGGCGTCCCGCCGATGAAGATCAATCGTTCGCCCCGCTTTTCGCTGTTCATGGAATAGAACCTCATGCAAAATTTCATTATTCCTCCCCCAAGCCTGGGGGAGGTCAGGAGGGGGTTGCTTTAAGTCTAATAAAATCAACCCCCCTCTAACTCCCCCCAAGCTTGGGGAGAGAATTTGAAAAGCGGACTTTATTCATATTGCACGAGCCTCAAACAATGTAATCATTGCCCGCCCGCTTTGATCCATTCTTCGCTGAAATAAGCGTGTTTGATTGTTTTCAAATGGTAACTGTAAGTGACGTGCAACAATCCATCCTTGGTTTGGATGATGGACGGATAGTCGAAGCGTCCGCCGGGCGTGTTTTCAAGGTAGCGTTTCCATTTCCAGGTTTCGCCGCCGTCGTTGGAGAGTGAAACGGCAAGCCTATCGCGGGATTCTTTCGTATCGTTATATACCATCGCCAAAAGCCCATCGCGCAAGAGAACGGCTTCGATGCCCGCGCCGGGATTGGGCAGGGTAGTTTTGCTGACGGATGACCAGGTTATGCCATTATCCAGCGATTCGCTGCGCATGATGAAGCCTTCGTCGGCGCCGTCGCGGAAAAAGGCGATTAATTTCCCATCCGGCATACAAACCACGGATGGTTGAATGATACCCGCAGCGGGGACGACCTTTGAAAATACCCACGATTCCCCGCCGTCCGGCGTGATGGCCATGCCGGGGATGTCGAAATTCTCGTTGGCGAGCGGCAGCAATAGCGCCCCGTCCGGCAGAATGGTTGGATGGGCGCGCGGCATCCATCCCAAGCGGCGGTAATAGGGATTGTTCAGGCGCGAGAGCAGTTCCGAAGCGTAACGGGCGTTGGGATTGCTGCTGTCGGATTTGCGGCGCAATTCTCCGGCGATGCGGGCGGCGGTTTCGTCCAGTTCGTTGGGATGGACGACAAGAATGTTTTCTTTGTCCCACACTGGTTGCTCCGGCGTTTGATAATTGGAGGAAATCTTGTAGCGCAACAGACTGCTGCCCCACGTTTCCAAGGGAGCGCCCAGCATGGCGGTATGAAATAGCCATAGACGTTGCTGCTTGTCGACGATCAGGCAGGGATTGTTATCGGCGACTCCGAAAGTATCGGATATGACGAACGGCTCCGACCATCGACCGGCGCCTTGGCGCAGGCGGGCGGCGCCGATTCGCACGTTATCATGTTTGTCTTGATCGACAGTGTAATAATAGTCGTCCCGATCGACGCCGTTCTCGTACCAAACCGCCAAAAGATCGCCGTTAGGATATTCGACGACGCAGGAGGCGTGCACATGCCCGTGACTGACTTTTTCGGGATCGAAGATCAATTGCGAATGGAGGTTTTCTTGTGCGGAGGCGAGAGAAGAGATTGTTAGGGATGCTAATAGGGAGAGAATGATAGTGATCATAGTTTTTTCCTTTTATGTAGAATCAATCTAAGTTATCTGGTAAATATCCCAAGGATGTATCAAAATCCAATTCCCATAAACTGTTAATATAAGATGCCGCTCCATCGATATCGGGAAATAGACTCATCCGGTTAATGTTCATCTTATTTAAGTATTTAAGACATTCAATCCTATCTTTATTTGGATATTTGGTTGAGATGATGATTTTTTGGAGAATTTCTACCGTAGCTTGGTTACATTCCCAATTATTTTCGATATAAGATTCAAGATCGGACCCTGGGGGCATTTTTAAAAAAACTCCGCATTGGTTCAATAAACGATAACTTGTTTCTTTAGTGGGTAAAAAAAGTCTTGGCGCTGATTTATCGGGAGGATTTTTTATCATATTCCAACTTGATAAAAGACATAGTACAGCTCTTTTTTTTGGCGTTATGTACTCTTGATTGGGATTATGACAATTATTGTGTTCAAACGCAAAAAATAACGCGACGAAAGGTGAAAGAGTCCAATCCAGCATTGGAGTAGCAAGTCCATGCTGTTGAGCAAGCACCCACCATTCATCATCTGTAAGTTTAGGAGGATTTGCGCTTCGTTTTCCTTGAACGGCATTTTTGAAAGCTTTTAGATGAACTTCTCTGAGGGTAGGTGGACACTCAAAATATTCTGGATTTCTATCAAGTGTATAATTTGGAGTTCTTGGATATCTTTTTTCTAATCTATCCAATGTGGATTCAATTTTCCATTCAGCATTAGATTGTCCTCGATATATAAATGCAGGACAATTTGAATGATTTTCTAGAATAAAACCACTAAATTCCTCCCAAGAATTCAATTCATATTGAATAATTCCATTTACTTCCTTTGTACTATTCATAAACCACCTACGCGAAGTGAATTCAAATAAATATGAATCTATTATACCTTATCAATACAACGCCCATTCCTCCACGAACACCGGACGAGGGCCGACCGCTTTCTCGGCATAGTTCAAAAAGATCGGCGTTCGCGCTTTTACGAAGTCGCGCGCCAGCTGGGCGGCTTTTTCCCAATCCTTGGGCGTTTTATCGCGTCCCCACATCTCCGCTTCGGCGGGAACGGCGGCGCGCACTTCGTCGAGGCGTTGGTTCAACCGTTCCATTACGTGCGCTTCGTTTAGCGCCGTTTCCAGATAAGCGTTGGTTTTATTCCAAAACTTGGCTTTAAATTGTTCGTTTTTTAATGCCTTTCGAAAAATGTTCCCGATATCGGTATCGCCTGCGGCGTTCTCGAACGTGTTCTGCGCCACTTGGTAGCCGTTTATGCCTGAACCAAAGGAATATTCGACATCCCAGAGATCGAAGCGCCATTCTCCCGCCGCCGATTTTTCGCGCGCGGCGTACCAGTTGTGATGAGGCCAATCGTAGTTCTGCATCCATACGTTGAGGATGACGTAAGAGACGAAATTTTCCAGGTCAAGATATTCTAGCAAGTTCCCGTAATCCCCATCCGCCGAGAAGTCCCTGGCTCCGGTTACGAATGTCTTAAATAGATTCCATTCCTCCATATCGCCGTCGCGTAAAGCGCCTTCTACGATTACGTCATAAGCTTCTCCGCCCAAGTGTTGGCGATAGAAATCGTTATCCGTGCGCTCGGTGGGATTATACAATCCCCAATAGGTTCCGTTGATGTAGAGTTCGGCGAAGAGGCCGTCGCACGCCAGTTGTCCCATATCCATAAAAATATCGCGGCAAACCTGATCTCTGACGTTAATGACCGTAACGCGCTGCATTTCCCGGTCATACCCCCAGCTGTCGTTGAATCCAGCCCGCAGAACCAATTGATTGAAGCGCTGGACGGGATTGCCGGGAAACAGGGGATATTCCAGGCGGGCTTTGCCGTAATCGGAGCGGAAATAAAGCCGGAACGACTTTTTAGGCGAGCGGGAGCGCGAGGCGCCGCCATGAATGCGGACGCCGCAATCCTCTTGGAATCCGCGCCGTCCCTCCATCGTGAAGAATTCCACCGAGCAAACGCGCTCCCAGGCGCGTCCGTGTTGTACGGGATTGGCGTAGATGCCGGTTCGGCTGTCGAAGAGATCGGCAGGTTTGGCTACGAGAGAGAGAATAGGCAAAACCATTTTCTCCCGCATAATATACGTATTCGTTACGATATCGCTGGGGAAATAATTAGGGCGGAAAACGCGCGCGCGCACCGGCGTACTTACGTAGAAGCGAATAGGCTCAAGATAAAGCTCGCTCGTTTCCTCCGGCGGCGCGCCGTCAAGCGTATAGCGAATTTTAGTTTCCGGTTCCGGCGTGGATAATGTCAAATTGACGCTGTCGGGATATACGCCCGCCGCAACGGAAAAAATCGGCGCGGAGGCGAAGCCCGCTTTGCCGTCGGCGCCGTTCGCCTTTCCCGGCGTTGGATTGGCGAAATAAAGCCATGCCTTGCCGCCGGGAGCGCGTCCGTAGGAGATGTTGCGGCGCTGCTCGGGAAAACGAATCTCGTCCGCCGCCGTTCCGTTAGGCTGAAACAAAGCGAGATATTCGCCCTCGCGCCGCAGTTGGAAATTGGCGTGATAATTTCCTGGATCGAGCAGGCCATATCCCGTCGCCCAAATCAATAGATAAGCATCCGGTGGCAAGTCAATAACGGGCAGGCGGAATTTATACGGCGCTAAGGGATCGTCGGTCAACGCATACCCCGCCAAACTTTCCGCTTCCGTCCCTGCGTTATGCAATTCGATCCACTCGAGCGTGGATCCGTTTTCGTCCTCGGCGGAAGCGGAGGCGAGGAGTTCGTTGATTACTACGCTGCCGAATGCGGGAAAAGAAGAGAAGGCGACGAATATTAGCCATCCTATGATGAAGCCGCGTTGGTTCATAGCGAATCGTCCCTTATAATGACGTTGATGTTTATTTAACAGCCAAAGCAACGAGCTCAAGGGCAAAAAAAACCTTGCCCTTGCCACCCCCGATTCAAAATTCAAAATTCAAAATTTATAATTCATCATTCCATCCCGACTCTATCATAAATAGAAATCGGCGTCGCGTCCTAACGGCTGCGAGCGACGTTTTTGCGCTCGCAATAGGCGGCGAGACGGCATTGCGAGCATTTGGGCGAGATGGGGAGACATACGTTCTGCCCGAACGTCACTAAGAGGTCGTTAAATTCGATCCAATATTCCGGCGGCAGTTTTTCCCGCAACGCTATTTCGCTATGCTTCGGCGTTTTCGTGGCGATATAGCCCCACCGGTTGGGGATGCGGTGGACGTGGGTATCGACGCAGATGCCGGGTTTGTTGAATCCCAACGTTACGACGAGATTGGCCGTCTTGTGGCCCACGCCTTTCAATTTTAACAATTCGTCGATGCTGTTGGGAACCTCGCCGTTATATTCGTCGATCAAGACGCGGCTCACTTCTCGCAGCGTCTTCGCTTTTTGGTTATAAAAGCCAACAGGGTAAATGATGCGCGCTAGTTCTTCTTCGGGAAGCCGCAATATTCCCTGCGGCGTCTGCGCCCGGCGTTTCAGGCGGGTGAAGGCTTCCGCCGTGGTCTCGTCCTTGGTGCGCAGGCTCAAAAGGCAGGAAATCAATACGTAAAATGGATTGCGCGAATCCTCGGCGACGACGCTTACGGCTGGAGTCTTCCATTTCAAAACCTCTTGCCGTAGGATACGCACGATTTCATGGATGGAATTGTTATTCAATGGCGCGCCCTCGACGAGTTAACTCATGTTACGCAGCCTGGGAGCGCAGGCATCTTGCCTGCCTTTTGAAATACTCATCCCAGAGCGGTGAATAGGCTTAATATCTTCTGCGTTTTTGAATCACGAAAACACGAAATAACTCGAATTTCACAAAATTTACGAATCACGGATATCGCGAATTCTTTTGGATTTCATGGAAAAATCTTTCGCACGGCGCGTTTCCTTGCGCCAACTGTTTTTCTTTTCTTTTTTTCGTGGTTTTCTTTTTCCTTTTGCGTTTTCGTGATTCAAACGACGATAGATAATAGAATCCATTAATTTCTCATCGGGCGCAACATGAGTGAGTTAAGAGAAATATATAGAAAAAATTGTCCATCCTCCCGCTCTCCGAATCGTAATACGCAATAGACGAATAAAACAGACTCGCCGGAAAATGGGCGGCGGGTTGGATCGCGATCCAATTGCGTCCATAATAACGGAAATTCGGTACATCCGGCAATCCAGGATAAAGCATGAACGCTGCCGCTAAACGCATACTTTCCGCTCTTCTCCTTCTCCTTATTTTCGGACTGGCGCTTTACCTGCGCTTTTACGGCGCCGATTGGGCTTTGAAGGATAAAGTGTACAGCCCCCATCCCGACGAGAGGCATTACGAAAGCTGCGCTTCCATTATGCGTCCGCAATGGCTGAGCGCGGACGAGAGGAAATTGCCTTTACGGGAAAAATTCCGCTTGCTCTACGAGAGAAATCTCGACGCCTCGAAAATTCAGGGCGTGAGCCGGGATTACGGCAATCCAGCTTCCGTCTTCATGAGGGAGAAGCCGGGGCTGGCGCCAATCAATTACAATTATGGAACGTTTCCCCTGCATTTGTACCTGCTATATCAGGAATATCTGAAAGCCCATAGCGGCCTGGACCGGCGATGGACATTGTTGGCGTTTCCCGATTGGCTGAGCGGAATCGCCATAGCGCTGGTTCTTTTCATCGGTCTGCGCTTGTTTATTCTGGTCAGCCGCGATCTGCGGCAATCGCGGTTCCGGCCTATTCCCTGGCATAAGGACGACGAGCGCCTTTCGCTATTCTTTCCTTCCATCGTATTGCCCATCGTCAGCTTGATTCTATTTCTCTATATTCCATACCGGCTGATCGATTTTTCCCAATACGATCCCCAAAACGCATCGATTTTATTGACGGGGCGCATTTTGACGGCGTGGCTGGGGGCGTTGACGGTGTTGCTGGTTTATCTGATCGGACGCGACGCCTATAGCCGCGCGGCGGGGCTGCTGGGAGCTTTGATGCTAACTACGGCCATGCTGCACGTGCAGACCAGCCATTACATCACCGTAGACGCCATCTTGGGATTTTGGGCGACAGCGGCGGTATATTGCTTTTTAAAAATCAGCCAAAAACCGCGTTTGATCTGGTATATCCTCGGCGCTATATGCTCCGGCTTCGCCGTGAGTGCGAAGTGGAGCGGGGTTACATTGCCGGGAATTCTGCTGCTGGCTCACGCTATCGCCACTTGGGGCGACGAACGCCACGGCAAAACGGCGCGCGCTATTCATTCCTTCTGGCTTCTCGTCATGGGGACGCTATTAGCGCATTTTTATTACGCCGCTAAGTCGGTCAATCCGCCGTTGAACGTCACTCTGGCCGCTTTCCGCGATTTTTATCTGCATCATTGGATCGTTTTCGCTATTTTAAATTGGTTCTTTTTATTTCTCTCCCTAATTCTGCTTCTTGTCCGAAAATCCATAACGGGCGGAAAAACCGGCTTTTTCCGTCCCGCTTGGGATATCTACCGCCCGTGGTTGTGGCTGGGGCTGGCGATCCCCATCGGCGTGACTGCGTTCTACATCGGGCAGCCGATGGCTTATTTCGACAGCGCCGAATTCGGACGCAATATGGCGGAGCAGGCGGGCATCAACATGACCGGCGCTCGTCCCGTGCCTTATACGCAGCAATTCCGCAATACCTGGCCTTTCTTTTATTCTCTGGATAACCTCTTTTATCCATCTTTGGATTATCTCACCGCCTTTTTCGTCTTCGCTGGCTGCCTATACGCTTTCGTGCGCATCTTCACCCGGCGCAATTCCGCCGATCTGCTGCTCTCTGCTTGGGTGATTCCCAGCTTCCTGATGTACAGCAGTTTCAGCAGCAAGTTTCCCCGCTACCTTGTCATCATCTTGCCGGTGATGATGCTTATGGGCGGGCGGCTCATCGCCGATTTGGCGCGCTTGCGTTCTACGATTTATATTCCCGATATGCCCTGGCTGCGGCCGGTATGGAAGAAGGCGCTGCGCTTTGCGGGGATCGCGGGCGGCGCGGCGGCGTTGGTCTGCGGATTGATCTACGGACGGGCTTACGTAGGCATTTACGACCAGCCCCATACGCTGGTGACGGCGGGGCGCTGGATGCAGGAGCACATGCGCCCCGGTTCGCATGTTACTCAACAAAGTTGGGATGAGGGCATTACCGGCGTCCATACCGAATGGAGCGATATGATCTTTCTCCACGACCGCAATGCGGAAGAGAGCAATCCGCTGGGCCGCGTGGATTATTATACGCAAATTTTGAACAAAAACGATTACATCGTTTTGCAAAGCAAGCGCGGCTACGGATCCACGATGCGCAATCCGGATCAATATCCCGTTACCAATAAGCTGCTTCGCGCCTTGTTCGCCGAGCAGTTGGGATTCCGCATCGCCAAAGTTATTACCAATCCTCCTCATTTTTTAGGATGGGCGTTTCGCACCGACGAGGAGGACGAAACCGCCCGCATTTACGATCATCCCAAAATCGTCATCTTCGAAAAAGTCCACAAATTCGATGGGGAACAACTGCGCCGCTTGATTCTGGAACCGCCGGATTGGGTGAACCAGATTACAGACAAGGAAATCTACCGCGCGCGCGACGGCTATCCCGTCTTTATGGCTTATTGCGATCATCCGGCGCTGAGTTGGTGGCTGGCGATTCAGGTCTTGGGCTGGATCGGCTTTCTTTTCCTCTTTCCCCTTTGCGCAGCGCTGCCCGACCGGGGATACGTTGCCGCCAAAGTCGCCGGAATTGCGCTCTTCTCATGGTTGTGTTGGATCGTTGCTTCCGTGAACGTAATTCCCTTCTCGCGGATGCAATGCCTGATCGTATTTCTACTACTTCTTCTCGCCGCCTGCATCGCCGCGCGCAAACAAAGCGAAGCGCTGCTGGCTTATCTGCGCGAAAAATGGCTGCTGCTGATTGGATTAGAAGGGCTTTATTTATTGTTATGGATTCTCTTTCTCGTCATCCGCGCTTATCATCCCGCTGCGCTTTGGGGCGAGAAGCCCATGAATTTCTCCTTCATCAACGCCGTCTACCGCGCCGACGGCTTCCCGCCGGAAGATCCTTGGTTTTCCGGCTATTGGACGAATTATTACTATTACGGCCAGGCTGTTTTTTCCATTATTGGGCGATTCATCGGCGTTCCGCCGGAATATCTCTTCAACGTCGCCGGCGCCAGCGTCTCGGCCTTGGCGGGATTGTGCATCTTTTCCATCGCTTACGCCCTATGCCGCCGTACGCTTGTCTCCCTGCTCGCGCTTTATCTCGCCCTCTTCGCCGGGCATGTCATCAGTTATATCAACATCGTCAGGGAAGGTTTGGATAAGGGAGGCCCTACCATTTGGTTTTCCAAAATCAATCTTTGGGATTGCATTCTTGGCGTCAAAACCGTTTTTCATCTGATCTGGCTTTGCCTAATGTCTTATTTGGGTCTGGCTTCGGATGCGATGCTGCAAGAAATCCACTCTCTCAATTGGGATTTGATTTTCTGGCAGTCGCGCACCGATATTTTCCTAGGCAGCGTCGCCAACGAATTCCCCTTTTGGACGAATCTTTTCATGGACTTTCACGCGCACATGCTGGTGGTTCCCTTTTCCCTGACGTTCTTGATCCTGCTATACGCCTATTTTGCGCATCCGCGCAGTGATACGAATTTAGGACGCATGTCGGGTATGACCTTTTTCTTAGGATTATTGCTGGGAACGGTCATCTGCGCCAATACGTGGGATTTGCCGGGGTTGATGCTGGGATTGCTTTTTGCGACCGCCGTCAAGTTCTGGCGCGAGTCGGAATTTTTCCAGGACGGCCCGAATCGTCCCGCCTGGCTTAGCCCCGACGCTTTGCGCTCGCTGGCGCGCTTTCCTATCGGCCATTTCGCATCGGTTCTCATCCTGGCCGTTTTTCTTTATCTGCCATTCCATTTTCATTTTATTTCGCGAGTGTCGGAAGTACGCTTCATGACCGAAGGCAATACGCCGATTACCGCTTATCTTGGATTTTGGATTCATATCTTATTCCCCGTCGTTATCGCCATTTTCCTCTTGGCGGTGGTTCGCAAGGACGGCGGCGTCTCGCTTCCCCGGACGATGCTTTTCGCCGCCTTTCTCTTTTGCAGCGCCGCTTTCGCCTTGTGGTTCACTCGCGCCAATCCTTTGCATTATCCCCCTCCGCATCCTTTCGACTATCCGCCCTACGTGGGTTGGATCAAGCCGATGGATTATCGCGTCGTGGGATTATTCGCCCCTTTTCTGACGGTTTTGTTTTTCATGCTATGGAAAAAAGAGCGCGAGCCGGGAACCATCTTCGCGTGCCTTCTCGGCGTTCTCGGTCTGGGGCTTTCTCTGGGCATCGAATTTTTCTATGTGAAAGAAATTTGGTCCGAACCCCGCCATCGCTACAACACCGATTTCAAATTCAACCTGCAAATATGGCTCTATCTCTCCATCTTCGCCGCTTTGGGCATTGGGTACTCTTGGGACATCCTGAAAAGAATGGGCGAAAAGTACAAATTTTGGACGATCCAACCCTTCCGCGCCGTCTACTTGGTTATTCTGTTATTGCTCTTGGCGTTGACGCTGCCATTCGTTCTGATCGCGCCCGCCGTCGTTACCCAAACCGCCCGCGCCCATTCCCAAAGCGCGCGGGGCAATCCGCCGACGCTGGACGGCATGGAATGGATCAAGTCGGAGCGGTACGAAGCCTATGCGGCCATCAAGTGGCTCAACCGC harbors:
- a CDS encoding FRG domain-containing protein — encoded protein: MNSTKEVNGIIQYELNSWEEFSGFILENHSNCPAFIYRGQSNAEWKIESTLDRLEKRYPRTPNYTLDRNPEYFECPPTLREVHLKAFKNAVQGKRSANPPKLTDDEWWVLAQQHGLATPMLDWTLSPFVALFFAFEHNNCHNPNQEYITPKKRAVLCLLSSWNMIKNPPDKSAPRLFLPTKETSYRLLNQCGVFLKMPPGSDLESYIENNWECNQATVEILQKIIISTKYPNKDRIECLKYLNKMNINRMSLFPDIDGAASYINSLWELDFDTSLGYLPDNLD
- a CDS encoding CotH kinase family protein; translation: MNQRGFIIGWLIFVAFSSFPAFGSVVINELLASASAEDENGSTLEWIELHNAGTEAESLAGYALTDDPLAPYKFRLPVIDLPPDAYLLIWATGYGLLDPGNYHANFQLRREGEYLALFQPNGTAADEIRFPEQRRNISYGRAPGGKAWLYFANPTPGKANGADGKAGFASAPIFSVAAGVYPDSVNLTLSTPEPETKIRYTLDGAPPEETSELYLEPIRFYVSTPVRARVFRPNYFPSDIVTNTYIMREKMVLPILSLVAKPADLFDSRTGIYANPVQHGRAWERVCSVEFFTMEGRRGFQEDCGVRIHGGASRSRSPKKSFRLYFRSDYGKARLEYPLFPGNPVQRFNQLVLRAGFNDSWGYDREMQRVTVINVRDQVCRDIFMDMGQLACDGLFAELYINGTYWGLYNPTERTDNDFYRQHLGGEAYDVIVEGALRDGDMEEWNLFKTFVTGARDFSADGDYGNLLEYLDLENFVSYVILNVWMQNYDWPHHNWYAAREKSAAGEWRFDLWDVEYSFGSGINGYQVAQNTFENAAGDTDIGNIFRKALKNEQFKAKFWNKTNAYLETALNEAHVMERLNQRLDEVRAAVPAEAEMWGRDKTPKDWEKAAQLARDFVKARTPIFLNYAEKAVGPRPVFVEEWALY
- a CDS encoding sialidase family protein, encoding MITIILSLLASLTISSLASAQENLHSQLIFDPEKVSHGHVHASCVVEYPNGDLLAVWYENGVDRDDYYYTVDQDKHDNVRIGAARLRQGAGRWSEPFVISDTFGVADNNPCLIVDKQQRLWLFHTAMLGAPLETWGSSLLRYKISSNYQTPEQPVWDKENILVVHPNELDETAARIAGELRRKSDSSNPNARYASELLSRLNNPYYRRLGWMPRAHPTILPDGALLLPLANENFDIPGMAITPDGGESWVFSKVVPAAGIIQPSVVCMPDGKLIAFFRDGADEGFIMRSESLDNGITWSSVSKTTLPNPGAGIEAVLLRDGLLAMVYNDTKESRDRLAVSLSNDGGETWKWKRYLENTPGGRFDYPSIIQTKDGLLHVTYSYHLKTIKHAYFSEEWIKAGGQ
- a CDS encoding transcriptional regulator, with product MKHSKPFRNIELEQLKNPECAKEYLQISLEETRKDGNRAAFLRALRNVVDARGGVVSLAERTNKPTSTLYKAISEEGNPRLDTLDMILNDIGLQLSIDIIKQNCA
- the nth gene encoding endonuclease III translates to MNNNSIHEIVRILRQEVLKWKTPAVSVVAEDSRNPFYVLISCLLSLRTKDETTAEAFTRLKRRAQTPQGILRLPEEELARIIYPVGFYNQKAKTLREVSRVLIDEYNGEVPNSIDELLKLKGVGHKTANLVVTLGFNKPGICVDTHVHRIPNRWGYIATKTPKHSEIALREKLPPEYWIEFNDLLVTFGQNVCLPISPKCSQCRLAAYCERKNVARSR
- a CDS encoding sulfotransferase; the encoded protein is MNSEKRGERLIFIGGTPRSGTTLLQNMLDCHPEIFAGPEFTYLPHIVTMRNTFLHSADGKNLEVFCNKEDIDDGIASLIERLLLPVADRRGRRFLSEKTPFNVLVFSDLLVLFPAAHFIHVVRDPRAIVASMIQVGVKARNKGIKPPTFSVSLENAIECIEKCVRAGTAAAKACPSRVNTVLFEKLTAEPKAVLLPLCEFLGVEWSDCLLRPAAQSHTGEISLDGVYYDRESYYRDPDPAVTDQWKQRLNPQLIDQITAAFRENNDYKELGYVFSSE